The DNA region TTCCGCCGCCGCGCCCCGTCCCAAGATGGCCGCCGCGGGGCGCTGGTTGCGGAGCTGCCGCTCGCTCCTCAGGTACCGCCTGCTGCCGATAAGCGCGTCCTAAAGCCCGGTTCTCGGTGTGGTTGAATGTTGACGGTGTGTTTTTAAAGCCCGATTTTCAACACGATTGGGTATTAACGGCGTGTTCGCACGAGATGCGTGCCTTCCCTCGCGGGACCAACAGCTTACTAGCTTACTGTGCCTGCCTTCTGTTCCTTGTAGCTTTAATTAAATAACAGGACCCTAAACAACCTTGTTCATGTGCAAACGCGGCTGTTTCGCAGAATGGGTCAGACACGGATGTATCACGGAAGGTTCCTCCTGACTGGGTTGCCTGGAACAGCCCCCACACGTTTCTTTCCTCCTTGACACCCGCCTCACGCGTTGTTTCTGTGCCTGACCCCCGTGTTTTGTGCTTGCAGACGAGGCTTCCCCGTGCTGGCGGCCGCCCGGAGACAGCCCGGCCTCTCCGGAGGGAGCAGGCGATGGCAGCAGGCGCTGGGCGTGGGGCTGGGAGCGGCGCTGTGCGCAGTCCCGGTCATTGAGGTAATGTCATGAGAGAGATAGGATCGGGGGAAACAGTTCTAGCCAAAAACACTTGCCTAGCGTTGTACGAGTTAATGTTTACCTTAGTACCATCCTCGTTCCTTCTCAGGGATCACAGGTGGTTATCTGTGTAGTTGTTAAGgaacagaaatgagaaagacGGGGTTTACCTTCAATAACATCTTAAAAAAGGTTGCCTTGTTCTACAGAGAAAGGTGAAACACCACTAAGAATTAGGCTGTCCAAGCTTGTAATTAACAGTCTGCTTTTGCTTACCGTTATTTGTTACAATAACGTATACTTCAATGTCATTGTAAAGACGATGCAAATTTGTTgtctttcagaaacagaattccTCTTCTCTCAGTAACGATGCCCTGATTAAAAGAGCAGTTTCTCTGGTAACAGACAGCACTTCCACTCTCCTCTCTCAAACAACGTACGCGTTGATTGAAGCATTGACAGAGTATACGAAGGTAAGCTGAGTGATTGTGAGTAGTGTACTCatatatttctgcttttcatgcAGTACTAGTGTATTTGTGTGCAAGGAACTCCTGTAGCACAAGCAGGCTTTCAGAGCAGGAGATCAGAGTGGCAGTTAGATGCTCTGGATTCCAAAAAGCCCAGAACGATGCGTACATACTCCTGGAGTATGAAAGTTTGAGTCAGTGTACTCCTTCCttttttcaacatctttaaAATTATCAGTAAACTTAAGAACAAAGCACCTATTTGGAACTATTAAACGATTCTGTTACCCGCTGTATATACTGGGGATTAAACACAGACAGGTTAgttcttttcttatttctgtgaCTAATTAACAGAAGTTAACACTGAGACGACATCAGTGACTTACAGATTTTCCTGTAACTGTGTGAAATGATTCCTTTGCAGGCGGTTTATACACTAGTGTCTCTCTACAAGCAATACTCAAATCTTCTTGGGAAGATGAACTCCGAAGAAGTAGACGCAGTCTGGCAGGTGGTGATAGGAGCCAGAGTTGATGTAAGCAATCACCTCCCTTCGGTCAGCAACTTGCCTCATTTATGCTGCTCAGAAAGCTGTTGTGTCACTTGCTGACCTTTTCACAACGGTTTGGAAGAGCATTCTGATACGCATCTATAAAGCTGAgtaatactttattttactcCTAGATGacaacaaaacagcaagaaTACCTGAGGCTGGAGTCCAGCTGGATGACAGCGTTACGTCTCTCAGAGATGGCAGCAGAAGCTGCGTATCAATCAGGTATGCAGAAGCAGAAATACTGAGAATCTTTCAGCTAACATTTAGGTGCCCCTCGCTGGATTCACTTTTATTGAAGTGAGAGTATTTGCCTTTCGCTCAGGGACGATaggaattttgttttctccctgtaCACACACTTCCACAAAACATGCAGAGACTTGACAGCTCTGAGATTGAGTTATGAGCTGACTTGGCAAAGTTattggagcagagaaagattaGGACAAAAAAGGTAAATATCCAGGGGCAGCCTAACTGCACATTTCTTGATGAAACTGTTGAAAAAGACATACGATCTGTAGGAGCACAGGAAAACAGGTTTCCATGTTCAGCAGTGCCACGCTTTCCAGTTCATGTTCCATGACAAGACAAGGCCTGAAAGTTCCTGGTACACGGCGACTGGGCTGGGCTTAGTTCTCAAACCCAACAACACAAGCTGATCCAATTTGACCAGATGCTGGCTGAAAGCTGCTTGGGCTGGAGGAATTCAAGGGGACACAAAAATCTCAAGGTCGGCATGTTGTTGGTTGAGGTAAATGAACAGTAAATGCATTTAGCATTAATACAGCCCAAGAGCCATCAAAACACTTAGCAAAGCAGGTGATAATTACAGACAGTTGCTTCCTTAATTGAAGGTTTGCTGAGTGCTCTCTAACCTAATGAATTTAAATTACTGCTTTTCAGGTGCAGATCAAGCCTCAGTGACAGCCCGAAGCCACATCCAGCTAGTGAAATCACAAGTGCAAGAAGTGCGGCAGCTgtcccagaaagcagagacgAAGTTAGCTGAAGCTCAAACAGAAGAGCTGATAAAAGCTCAAGGAGAGGAGTCTTCATTGCCGCAGGGTGTTATAGGAAGTACGGATGCAGGTGAAGACCCTTATCTCCGGGAAGACTGAAAAGAACTGAAGTGTCACCTTCGAGTACGTGAGAATTGATCAGAAATCCTGGGGTCCTAAACTTCTAAGTGGATAGTGGGAAACTGCTGAAATAAGCCTGtgattccatttttttcccctaaatagGCTTGCTTTACAAATCAAGTCAATTCCAAGACTCTGAAAAAGCCTTCACCTTGTTTGTAGCCTACCACGTTTGTAATAATTATAGATTTGATTATTTAAGTGTTTAACTATGCAAATGTGAAAATTGCTATCAAGGATAGCTTGTTGTTCATTGTCTCTGCCGGGAGGATCCTACCCATGGTGCGATGTGTTTCTGGGAGCTCTCTGACATAGGGGCTAACTAGGTATCAGCCAAAGACGTGTATTTAAAAGTGATAATTTTTAACCTGTGAAGTAAATGATACGTTAGTAGACACCTTTATTAAACTGTGCAAGTGCATTTCCTTTCAAGTATGCCCACATAGATAAGAGATTaagtgctgttttctgttttgacttTGTAACAGAGTTGAGTCTGACAACCATATCTAATTGCACTTAATTGCAATCAGGGAAAACATTTGCTATTGAGCTGAAAACTTTCGATGGAGTTACCCAAGCTCTTCTTGGAGAAGTTTTGCAGTGCAGTACAGTCTCCAACAGTCTCTTTCACCCAGGAGTCGCTGCTTGTAGAACAGCTGCCTTCCTCAGGAAGCATAAGATGTGATTTTCAACGTACTGTGGTTACAGAGTAGTTGTGACAATCGCTGCAGACTTTATAAAGCAACAAAAGTGAGTTTTACGTATTTGAGTGCTTTCTAGCACAAGATTCAGGAAAATTATCTGAATTCTCTCTTTTGGTAAGCTTAATGTTTCACTGCAGGTTTTAAAACCGCAAGTGTCTTTCACTGTGTTCATTTTCTAACTTGACAGCTTCATGTGAAATTTGCAGAATTAGCTGTACAGACAATATAAACTTTAGCTGAGATTGCTTTGTACAGTAGCACTGGCTAGAACTCTGTCGCTGCTGATTTGAGTCAGTTAATCCCTATTCATCACCTTTTGTAAGAAGGCATGCAATCATAAGATTTTCCACTATAAATTAGCAGCAGATGCACTACATGTGGTGAGGTTGCTGTTACTAAACTGAGTTCTGCTTGACTAggaattttttttcatctgtaacACGAGCCTTTCTCTGTCTCCTTTTGCCTGCCTTTTGAACAAATGCAATCTCAGCTGCACAGCACCATAAATTTAGATTATATAgtaaaagctttgaaaaacaaacaaacaaacaaaaaaaacatcaactttccttgctcctgctgctcaCTGGATGCTGCTGTATCCAAGGGGGAAGGCAGGGTCTGAAATCAAAGCTCACAGGAAGATGCCAGCATCTGCTGTGCCAGTAGTCAGAAGGTCCCAAACACGCCTTTGGGCTGGAGCACTGGGGAAGACCCAACTGTCATGTGCCAGTTTGTTGT from Anas platyrhynchos isolate ZD024472 breed Pekin duck chromosome 16, IASCAAS_PekinDuck_T2T, whole genome shotgun sequence includes:
- the DIABLO gene encoding diablo IAP-binding mitochondrial protein, with product MAAAGRWLRSCRSLLRRGFPVLAAARRQPGLSGGSRRWQQALGVGLGAALCAVPVIEKQNSSSLSNDALIKRAVSLVTDSTSTLLSQTTYALIEALTEYTKAVYTLVSLYKQYSNLLGKMNSEEVDAVWQVVIGARVDMTTKQQEYLRLESSWMTALRLSEMAAEAAYQSGADQASVTARSHIQLVKSQVQEVRQLSQKAETKLAEAQTEELIKAQGEESSLPQGVIGSTDAGEDPYLRED